The Phormidium yuhuli AB48 DNA window TTTGCAGTTGCAGAATGGCTTGGGAATAGAGTTTTTTATCCAGAAGAACTCCCCCCAGTTCGTAGAAGTCTTGGGCTGTTGCATCTTTGCTGCGAACTCGGTTTTGTAGGGTGGAGAGGGTTTTCTCCATACGCCGAGTTCGTAGAGTTTGCCGAATTACAAACCAAGCGGCGACGGCTAATAAACCCACTAATGTGGCTAGATAAAACAGGGCTAGATTACTATCCATAATACGGGAAAAGAAGGGTTTAAAACTACAGTTTTACAGTCACTTTAATGATAGTATAAGGGGTTATGGGGCCGATAATCCCCACTCTCTGGCGCGGTCCTCTAGCCAGCCCTCTTGTTGCCAACGGACGATTGCCCCGTTGACGGACTGACGCAAGGGTTCATATTGTAACCCCTTGGGCATCATCACGGACAGGGGGGCGGAGGAGAGGCGATCGCCCAGGAGGGAATAGGCGGGATGGGTTTGTTGCCAGCCGCTGAGAACGCTGATATCTCCGGCGAAGGCGGCGACGGTTCCGGCTTCGAGTTTTTGGTAGGCCTCTTGATAACTCTCGACGCCGACTAACTCCAGGTTGGGGATTTGGTAGCGGAGGACGGCGATCGCACTTGATTGATAGAGGACGGCGACTCGGCGTTGGCGTAAGTCAGCCAGACGACGAATCTCGGGTTGACGGGTGATGAGTGCCGTTCCGTCGATGTAATAGGGGGGGCTAAAACTGACCAGGCGCGATCGCCCTGGGGTCTGACTAACTTGGGCAATCACCAAATCCACTTCATTGGCGAGAAGCCAGGGAAGGCGATCGCGATTGGCGACGGGCCGAAGTTGAATCGCGTCCGTATCCCCGAGGAGGGTTTCAGCGAGGCGACGGGCGATTTCGATTTCAAAGCCCTGTAACTCTCCCGCTTCATCTTCAAACCCCAGGGGGCGCAGATTGTCCTTCACGCCTACAATTAAATAACCCCGCCGCTGAATCTCCGACAGGGGTGCGGCTAGGGCCGATTGTCCCCAGGGGCCCACAAACTGGGGTCCCACAAACGGACGCGCCTCGATCAGGGTCAGTCCCAGCAGGAGACTCAAACGTATCCCGAGACGCGCAAGTCGTCGATGGTGTCCGTTGGGGAACGTCAGGGGACGTTGCATCATGGAAGGGGAGTCTAGACGCTTTTGGCAGCGGCCACGACTTTGGCGAAACCCTCTGCATCGAGAACCGCCAATTGGGCTAACATTTTCCGGTTGAGTTGGATGTCAGCTTTTTTCAAGTCTCCGGTGAGACGAGAGTAGGAGGTTCCATTGATGCGGGCAGCAGCGTTGATGCGGGTAATCCAGAGGCGACGGAAATCGCGTTTACGACGACGGCGATCGCGATAGGCGTTGCGTAGGGCCTTCATCACCTGCTGGTTCGCGGTGCGGAAGTTGCGGGAGTGAGATCCCCGGAAGCCTTTGGCCAGCTTTAAGATTTTTTTACGCCGTTTGCGGGCGACGTTACCCCGTTTAACTCGAGC harbors:
- a CDS encoding transporter substrate-binding domain-containing protein, which translates into the protein MMQRPLTFPNGHHRRLARLGIRLSLLLGLTLIEARPFVGPQFVGPWGQSALAAPLSEIQRRGYLIVGVKDNLRPLGFEDEAGELQGFEIEIARRLAETLLGDTDAIQLRPVANRDRLPWLLANEVDLVIAQVSQTPGRSRLVSFSPPYYIDGTALITRQPEIRRLADLRQRRVAVLYQSSAIAVLRYQIPNLELVGVESYQEAYQKLEAGTVAAFAGDISVLSGWQQTHPAYSLLGDRLSSAPLSVMMPKGLQYEPLRQSVNGAIVRWQQEGWLEDRAREWGLSAP
- the rplT gene encoding 50S ribosomal protein L20; protein product: MARVKRGNVARKRRKKILKLAKGFRGSHSRNFRTANQQVMKALRNAYRDRRRRKRDFRRLWITRINAAARINGTSYSRLTGDLKKADIQLNRKMLAQLAVLDAEGFAKVVAAAKSV